The Alphaproteobacteria bacterium sequence TTACGCCGGCTTTTTTGCCGGCTGCGTGTTCCTGCCGCCACTGATGCGCCGGGTCGGCCATATCCGCATGTTCAGCGCCGCCGGCGCCCTGGTCGCCGCCGCGGCCCTGGGGCTCGGCCTGTTCGTCGAGCCCTGGACCTGGCTGCCGGTGCGGTTCTGCACCGGCTTCGCCATGGCGACCATGTTCATGGCGGTGGAAAGCTGGCTCAATGTCCGTGCCACCAACGCGACGCGCGGCCGGGTGATCGGCATCTATATGGTCATCAATCTGGGCGCGGCGACCGCGGCCCAACAGGGCTTGCGCCTGGCCCTGCCGGGCGGGCTGGACCTGTTCGCCATCGCCGCGCTGCTGGTCTGCCTCGGCCTGTTGCCGGTGGCGCTGACCCGCAGCGAGCAACCGCCGACGCCGCCCTCGGTGCGGCTGGACCTGCGGCGGCTGGTGCGCCTGTCGCCCATGGGTACGGTCGGCGTGTTCCTCTCCGGCCTGATCACCTCGCCCTTCTGGACGCTGGGGGCGGTCTATGCGCAGCGCCAGGGGTTCGACCTGGCGACGACGACGGTGTTTCTCAGCACGGTGATCCTGGGCGGCATGGCGATGCAATGGCCGCTCGGCTGGCTGTCGGACCGGGTCGACCGGCGGGCGGTGCTGATCGGCGTGTTCGGGCTGGTGGCGCTGGTCTCGGCGACGCTGGCGGCCTCGTCCTGGTTGCCGTTCGTCCTGCCGTTTTCCGCCTGGCTGGGCCTGGCGGCGGCGTTCGGCGGCACGGCGTTCTGCGTGAACGCGCTGTGCGTCAGCCATGTCAACGACCTGATGGGCGATGGCGACCGCATCAGCGTCAGCGCCGGCCTGCTGCTGCTGTTCGGCGCCGGTGCGATCGTCAGCCCGGTGCTGGCCGGCTTTACCATGGCCGAGTTCGGGCCGGGCGGAATGTTCGGCCAGATCGCCGTGGTTGCCGCCTTCGGCATGCTGTTCGCCGCGATCCGGCGCCGGGCCCGGCCGGCGCCGCCGGACGCGCAGAAAGAGCCGTTCGTCGCCGTGCCGCGCACCACACCCGCCGCCATTCCGCTCGACCCGCGCGTATCCGCGGAGGAGGCCGGGTTCGAGGACGTTCCGCTGGCCGATACCGGCGCTTGACGTCCCGGGGTGGCTCTCTACTTACTAGCGCCATGTCGAACAAAACCGCGCCGAACAAAACCGCTTCTGCCCTGCGCCTGCCCTCCGTCGAACGCCTGCTGTCCGAGCCGGCGATTGCCGCCCTGGCCGGCCCTTATGGCCGCCGCCCGCTGGTCGCGGCGGTGCGCGCGGCGCTGGACGAGGCGCGGGCGGCCGGCGCGTTCGATGCCGACGCCCTGCCGGACGCTCTCTCGCGCCGGCTGGCGGCGCGGCAGGCCATCGGCCTCAAGGCGGTCTACAATCTGACCGGTACGGTGTTGCACACCAATCTGGGCCGCGCGCCGCTGGCCGAGGAGGCGATCCGGGCCATGGTCGCCGCTGCCGGCGCGTCCGCCGTGGAGTTCGACCTGGCCAAGGGCCGGCGCGGCGAGCGGGACGCGCATGTGGAACGCTGGCTCTGCGAACTGACCGGCGCGGAGGCGGCGCTGGTGGTCAACAACAACGCCGCCGCGGTGCTGCTAGCCCTGAACGCGCTTGCCAGCGGCAAGGCGGTGCCGGTCAGCCGCGGCGAATTGGTGGAGATCGGCGGCGCCTTCCGCGTGCCGGACGTGATGAAGCGGGCCGGTGCCCGGCTGGTGGAGGTCGGCACCACCAACCGCACCCACCTGAAGGACTACGCCGAGGCCATTGAAACCGAAACCGAGCCCAGGACCGGCGCGCTGATGACGGTGCATCCCTCGAATTATGCGATCCAGGGCTTTACCGCCAAGCCGCCGCCGCGCGAGATCGCGGCGCTGGCGCACGCGCACGGCCTGCCTTTCATCGACGACCTGGGCTCGGGCGCGCTGATCGACATGGCGGCGCTGGGCCTGCCGGCGGAGCGGACCGCGGCGGAGGCACTGGCCGACGGCGCCGACATCGTCACCTTCAGCGGCGACAAGCTGCTGGGCGGGCCGCAGGCGGGCCTGGTGGTCGGCCGCAAGGACCTGGTGGAGAAGCTGCGGCGCAACCCGCTGAAGCGGGCCATGCGCCTCGACAAGGTGATGCTGGCCGCGCTGGAGGCGACGCTGGCGCTCTATGACGACCCGGAACGGGCGGCGCGGCGCATTCCCTCGCTGCGCCTGCTGACCCGGCCGGCGGCGGAGATCCGCGACCTGGCCGAGCGGCTGGCGCCGGGGTTTGCGGCGGCGGTGGGCGACGGCTTCGCGGTCGGCGTCGAGGATTGCCAGAGCCAGATCGGCTCCGGCGCGCTGCCGGTGGACCTGCTGCCGAGCGCCGCCCTGGTGGCGCGGCCGGTGGCGGCGAAAGGCAGCGGCCGGGCGTTGCAGCGCCTGGCGGCGGCGCTGCGCGCGCTGCCGCGGCCGGTGGTGGGCCGGCTGGCGGACGACGCCCTCTGGCTCGACCTGCGCTGCCTGGAGGACAAGGCCGGGTTCGCGGCACAGTTGCGGGAGTTGCGGCCATGATCGTCGCCACCGCCGGCCATATCGACCATGGCAAGACCGCGCTGGTGCAGGCGCTGACCGGCATCGACGCCGACCGGCTGCCGGAAGAAAAACGCCGCGGCATGACCATCGACCTGGGCTTCGCCTACTGGCCGGTGGAGGCCGGGCTGACCGTCGGCTTTGTCGACGTGCCGGGCCACGAGAAATTCGTGCGCACCATGCTGGCGGGCGTCGCCGGCATCGACCTCGCCCTGCTGGTGGTGGCCGCCGACGACGGGCCGATGCCGCAGACGCGGGAACACCTCGCCATTCTCGACCTGATGGCGGTGCCGGCGGGCGCGGTGGTCGTCACCAAGGCCGACCGGGTCTCGGCCGAGCGGCTGGCGGAGGTGGAGCAGGAAATCCGCGCCGCCACCCGCGGCACCTGTATGGCGGACGCGCCGCTCTGGGTCACCTCTGCCTATACCGGCCAGGGCGTGGCGGACTTGAAGGCCTGGCTGCTGGAGCGGGCGCGCGGCCTGGACCGACCGGCGGTCTCCGGCCATTTCCGGCTGGCGGTGGATCGGGCCTTTACGTTGCAGGGCGCCGGCCTGGTGGTGACCGGCACGGCGGTCAGCGGCGAGGTCCATGTGGGCGACCGGCTGCTGCTCTCGCCATTGGGGCGCGAGGTGCGGGTGCGTTCGCTCCACGCCCAGAATGCGGAGAGCGATACCGGCCGGGAACGCCAGCGGCTGGCGCTGAACCTGGTCGGCGTCGACAAGGACCTGGTGCGTCGCGGCGACTGG is a genomic window containing:
- a CDS encoding MFS transporter → MRHTIGGLAALFLGAGLLLLGHGLLTTLLAVRANLEGFPDTLIGGIGTAYYAGFFAGCVFLPPLMRRVGHIRMFSAAGALVAAAALGLGLFVEPWTWLPVRFCTGFAMATMFMAVESWLNVRATNATRGRVIGIYMVINLGAATAAQQGLRLALPGGLDLFAIAALLVCLGLLPVALTRSEQPPTPPSVRLDLRRLVRLSPMGTVGVFLSGLITSPFWTLGAVYAQRQGFDLATTTVFLSTVILGGMAMQWPLGWLSDRVDRRAVLIGVFGLVALVSATLAASSWLPFVLPFSAWLGLAAAFGGTAFCVNALCVSHVNDLMGDGDRISVSAGLLLLFGAGAIVSPVLAGFTMAEFGPGGMFGQIAVVAAFGMLFAAIRRRARPAPPDAQKEPFVAVPRTTPAAIPLDPRVSAEEAGFEDVPLADTGA
- a CDS encoding L-seryl-tRNA(Sec) selenium transferase, translating into MSNKTAPNKTASALRLPSVERLLSEPAIAALAGPYGRRPLVAAVRAALDEARAAGAFDADALPDALSRRLAARQAIGLKAVYNLTGTVLHTNLGRAPLAEEAIRAMVAAAGASAVEFDLAKGRRGERDAHVERWLCELTGAEAALVVNNNAAAVLLALNALASGKAVPVSRGELVEIGGAFRVPDVMKRAGARLVEVGTTNRTHLKDYAEAIETETEPRTGALMTVHPSNYAIQGFTAKPPPREIAALAHAHGLPFIDDLGSGALIDMAALGLPAERTAAEALADGADIVTFSGDKLLGGPQAGLVVGRKDLVEKLRRNPLKRAMRLDKVMLAALEATLALYDDPERAARRIPSLRLLTRPAAEIRDLAERLAPGFAAAVGDGFAVGVEDCQSQIGSGALPVDLLPSAALVARPVAAKGSGRALQRLAAALRALPRPVVGRLADDALWLDLRCLEDKAGFAAQLRELRP